Proteins from a single region of Streptomyces spinoverrucosus:
- a CDS encoding MBL fold metallo-hydrolase, with the protein MTPVYDHGGGVLSLQVPIPDNPLGHTLVYVVDTDAGPVLVDTGWDDPASWDTLAAGLTACGTSVAEVHGVVITHHHPDHHGLSGRVREASGAWIAMHAADTAVVRRTREARPEHWFAYMADKLTAAGAPEAHVAPLRTARGPLPGLSPALPDREIVPGELLDLPGRHLRGIWTPGHTPGHVCLHLEERHPSQLPGYGRLFSGDHVLPEITPHIGLYEDPDDTTVTDPLGDYLASLERVARLAPAEILPAHQHAFTDAPARVRELLTHHEARLTGLALLLTEPLTPWQLAERMDWNRPWAQIPYGSRNIAVSEAEAHLRRLVKLGRAEAVPGTDPVRYVAW; encoded by the coding sequence ATGACGCCGGTGTACGACCACGGCGGTGGCGTGCTGTCCCTCCAGGTCCCCATCCCGGACAACCCCCTCGGGCACACCCTCGTCTACGTCGTCGACACCGACGCGGGCCCGGTGCTCGTCGACACCGGCTGGGACGACCCGGCGTCCTGGGACACGCTCGCCGCCGGGCTGACGGCGTGCGGTACTTCGGTCGCCGAGGTCCACGGCGTGGTCATCACCCACCACCATCCCGACCACCACGGCCTGTCGGGCCGGGTGCGGGAGGCGTCTGGGGCGTGGATCGCGATGCACGCGGCGGACACGGCGGTGGTACGGCGGACACGGGAGGCCCGCCCGGAGCACTGGTTCGCGTACATGGCGGACAAACTCACCGCGGCCGGCGCCCCCGAGGCCCATGTGGCCCCGCTGCGCACCGCCCGCGGCCCGCTACCCGGCCTCTCCCCCGCGCTCCCCGACCGGGAGATCGTCCCCGGCGAGCTCCTCGACCTCCCCGGCCGCCACCTGCGCGGGATCTGGACGCCGGGACACACGCCGGGCCACGTCTGCCTGCATCTGGAGGAGCGGCACCCGTCCCAACTCCCGGGCTACGGCCGTCTGTTCTCCGGGGACCACGTCCTGCCCGAGATCACCCCGCACATCGGCCTGTACGAGGACCCGGACGACACGACGGTCACCGACCCCCTCGGCGACTACCTCGCCTCCCTGGAACGCGTCGCCCGCCTCGCCCCCGCCGAGATCCTCCCGGCCCACCAGCACGCCTTCACCGACGCCCCCGCCCGGGTAAGGGAGTTGCTCACCCACCACGAGGCCCGCCTCACCGGCCTGGCACTGCTGCTGACCGAGCCCCTCACCCCCTGGCAGCTCGCCGAACGCATGGACTGGAACCGCCCCTGGGCCCAAATCCCCTACGGCTCCCGCAACATCGCCGTCTCGGAGGCGGAGGCCCATCTGCGCCGCCTGGTGAAGCTGGGGCGGGCGGAGGCGGTGCCCGGGACCGATCCCGTGCGATACGTGGCATGGTGA
- a CDS encoding GNAT family N-acetyltransferase has product MHTERLLLYTPETQLDLLAAIAAGSDDEAQRWLGMRGEEIVADARLRETLLRMRPGDSDRKIRPELLAAFEPSPEEGEIMVGVRRDDGRYAGALQLDHAVGQIGGWLAPHARGEGLGAELFHAAALLGHSHFGMDTVHAGTEATNSACRGALVRAGFVPTEGPPTHTLRDGREIDSTWFRHEPSAPVARCRAACVTHSRV; this is encoded by the coding sequence GTGCACACCGAACGTCTGCTGCTCTACACCCCGGAGACGCAACTGGACCTGCTGGCGGCGATCGCGGCCGGGTCGGACGACGAGGCCCAGCGGTGGCTGGGGATGCGGGGCGAGGAGATCGTGGCCGACGCCCGACTCCGCGAGACCCTGCTGCGGATGCGGCCCGGCGACAGTGACCGGAAGATCCGCCCGGAGCTGCTCGCGGCCTTCGAGCCCAGCCCCGAGGAGGGCGAGATCATGGTCGGCGTGCGCCGGGACGACGGCCGCTACGCCGGGGCTCTCCAGCTCGACCACGCCGTCGGCCAGATAGGTGGCTGGCTCGCACCGCACGCCCGCGGCGAGGGCCTCGGCGCGGAGCTGTTCCACGCGGCCGCCCTGCTCGGCCACAGCCACTTCGGCATGGACACCGTCCACGCCGGGACCGAGGCGACGAACTCGGCCTGCCGGGGCGCCCTCGTCCGCGCGGGCTTCGTCCCGACCGAGGGGCCACCCACGCACACCCTGCGCGACGGCCGCGAGATCGACTCCACCTGGTTCCGCCACGAGCCCTCCGCCCCGGTCGCCCGCTGCCGTGCGGCGTGCGTGACCCACTCCCGCGTCTAG
- a CDS encoding ferredoxin: MGDRWQVEVDRSLCIGSAQCVHQAPDAFHLDTGRQSHPTDPETDAGERILAAAENCPVEAITITLLGSGEAVFPPEE, translated from the coding sequence ATGGGGGATCGCTGGCAGGTCGAGGTCGACCGTTCCCTGTGCATCGGCTCCGCGCAGTGCGTCCACCAGGCCCCGGACGCCTTCCACCTCGACACGGGCCGCCAGTCCCACCCCACCGACCCGGAGACGGACGCGGGCGAACGGATCCTGGCGGCCGCCGAGAACTGCCCCGTCGAGGCGATCACGATCACGCTGCTGGGGAGCGGGGAGGCGGTGTTCCCGCCGGAGGAGTAG
- a CDS encoding aldehyde dehydrogenase, whose amino-acid sequence MTELVEHGQLFIGGELTDPLGADVIEVVSPHTEEVIGRVPHASAADVDRAVAVARRAFDEGPWPRTSLDERIEVVGRIKDGIAARHEEIARVISSENGSPYSWSVLAQALGAMMVWDAAIGVARDFRYEETRDGVLGRILVRREPVGVVAAVVPWNVPQFVAAAKLAPALLTGCTVVLKPSPESPLDAYLLGEIAKDAGLPDGVLSILPADREVSEYLVGHPGIDKVSFTGSVAAGKRVMEVAARNLTRVTLELGGKSAAVVLPDADVATAVAGIVPAAWMNNGQACVAQTRILLPRARYEEFAEAFAAAASALVVGDPLDAATQVGPLVAQRQQRRNLDYIRIGQEEGAKILTGGGRPAGLERGWYVEPTLFGDVDNSMRIAREEIFGPVICLLPYGDEAEAVKIANDSEYGLSGSVWTADVERGIEVARQVRTGTYSVNTFSLDMLGPFGGYKNSGLGREFGPEGYGEYLEHKMIHLPSGWEG is encoded by the coding sequence ATGACCGAGCTCGTGGAACACGGACAGCTGTTCATCGGCGGGGAGTTGACCGACCCCCTGGGCGCGGACGTCATCGAGGTGGTCTCCCCGCACACCGAGGAGGTCATCGGGCGGGTGCCGCACGCGTCGGCGGCGGATGTGGACCGGGCGGTCGCGGTCGCCCGGCGGGCGTTCGACGAGGGGCCCTGGCCGCGGACGTCCCTCGACGAGCGGATCGAGGTCGTCGGGCGGATCAAGGACGGGATCGCCGCCCGGCACGAGGAGATCGCCCGCGTGATCTCGTCCGAGAACGGGTCGCCGTACTCCTGGAGCGTCCTCGCGCAGGCGCTCGGCGCGATGATGGTCTGGGACGCGGCGATCGGGGTCGCGCGCGACTTCCGTTACGAGGAGACGCGCGACGGCGTGCTCGGGCGGATCCTCGTGCGGCGCGAGCCGGTCGGGGTCGTCGCGGCGGTCGTGCCCTGGAACGTCCCGCAGTTCGTGGCCGCCGCCAAGCTCGCGCCCGCGCTGCTCACCGGCTGCACGGTCGTCCTGAAGCCGTCGCCGGAGTCGCCGCTGGACGCCTATCTGCTCGGCGAGATCGCCAAGGACGCCGGGCTGCCGGACGGCGTGCTGTCGATCCTGCCGGCCGACCGTGAGGTGAGCGAGTACCTCGTCGGGCACCCGGGGATCGACAAGGTGTCGTTCACGGGGTCGGTGGCGGCGGGAAAGCGGGTGATGGAGGTGGCGGCACGCAACCTCACCCGCGTGACCCTGGAGTTGGGCGGCAAGTCGGCGGCGGTCGTGCTGCCCGACGCGGACGTGGCGACGGCCGTGGCGGGGATCGTCCCGGCGGCCTGGATGAACAACGGGCAGGCGTGCGTCGCGCAGACGCGGATCCTGCTGCCCCGCGCCCGCTACGAGGAGTTCGCGGAGGCGTTCGCGGCGGCCGCGAGCGCGCTCGTGGTGGGGGACCCGCTGGACGCGGCGACACAGGTCGGGCCGCTGGTCGCACAGCGGCAGCAGCGGCGCAACCTCGACTACATCCGCATCGGCCAGGAGGAGGGCGCCAAGATCCTCACGGGCGGCGGACGCCCTGCGGGCCTGGAGCGCGGCTGGTACGTCGAGCCGACCCTCTTCGGCGACGTCGACAACTCGATGCGGATCGCCCGCGAGGAGATCTTCGGCCCGGTGATCTGCCTGCTGCCGTACGGCGACGAGGCCGAGGCCGTGAAGATCGCGAACGACTCCGAGTACGGGCTGAGCGGCAGCGTGTGGACGGCCGACGTCGAGCGGGGCATCGAGGTCGCGCGGCAGGTGCGTACCGGTACGTATTCGGTGAACACGTTCAGCCTGGACATGCTGGGCCCGTTCGGCGGCTACAAGAACTCGGGCCTGGGGCGGGAGTTCGGCCCGGAGGGCTACGGCGAGTACCTGGAGCACAAGATGATCCACCTGCCGTCGGGCTGGGAAGGCTGA
- a CDS encoding class I SAM-dependent methyltransferase, with protein MLTVDFSRFPLAPGDRVLDLGCGAGRHAFECYRRGAQVVALDQNGEEIREVAKWFAAMKEAGEAPEGATATAMEGDALALPFPDESFDVVIISEVMEHIPDDKGVLAEMVRVLKPGGRIAITVPRYGPEKICWTLSDAYHEVEGGHIRIYKADELLAKIREAGLKPYGTHHAHALHSPYWWLKCAFGVDNDKALPVRAYHKLLVWDIMKKPLATRVAEQALNPLIGKSFVAYATKPHLPRVDAK; from the coding sequence GTGCTGACCGTCGACTTCTCCCGGTTCCCGCTCGCCCCGGGCGACCGCGTCCTGGACCTCGGCTGTGGTGCCGGCCGGCACGCGTTCGAGTGCTACCGGCGCGGCGCACAGGTCGTCGCGCTGGACCAGAACGGCGAGGAGATCCGCGAGGTCGCCAAGTGGTTCGCGGCGATGAAGGAGGCGGGCGAGGCCCCCGAGGGCGCCACCGCGACCGCCATGGAGGGCGACGCCCTCGCGCTGCCCTTCCCCGACGAGTCCTTCGACGTCGTCATCATCTCCGAGGTGATGGAGCACATCCCGGACGACAAGGGCGTACTCGCCGAGATGGTCCGGGTGCTGAAGCCCGGCGGCAGGATCGCGATCACCGTCCCGCGTTACGGCCCCGAGAAGATCTGCTGGACCCTCTCCGACGCCTACCACGAGGTCGAGGGCGGCCACATCCGCATCTACAAGGCGGACGAACTCCTCGCGAAGATCCGCGAGGCCGGCCTCAAGCCGTACGGCACCCACCACGCCCACGCCCTGCACTCCCCGTACTGGTGGCTGAAGTGCGCGTTCGGCGTCGACAACGACAAGGCGCTGCCCGTGCGGGCGTACCACAAGCTGCTGGTCTGGGACATCATGAAGAAGCCCCTCGCGACCCGCGTCGCCGAGCAGGCGCTGAACCCGCTGATCGGCAAGAGCTTCGTGGCGTACGCGACCAAGCCCCACCTGCCTCGGGTGGACGCCAAGTGA
- a CDS encoding TetR family transcriptional regulator — MPAEASSARTATPAAPPLTERQEARRRRILRASAQLASRGGFDAVQMREVAESSQVALGTLYRYFPSKVHLLVATMQDQLEHMHGTLRKKPPTGETAAERVAETLMRAFRALQREPHLADAMVRALTFADRSVSPEVDQVSRQTTAIILDAMGLDDPTPAQLSAVRVIEHTWHSALITWLSGRASIAQVKIDIETVCRLIDLTTSDARK; from the coding sequence ATGCCAGCGGAAGCCAGTAGCGCGCGAACCGCCACCCCCGCCGCGCCGCCCCTCACCGAGCGGCAGGAGGCGCGCCGGCGCCGCATCCTGCGGGCGAGCGCGCAGCTGGCCAGCCGGGGCGGTTTCGACGCGGTGCAGATGCGCGAGGTCGCGGAGTCCTCGCAGGTCGCCCTCGGCACCCTCTACCGCTACTTCCCGTCCAAGGTCCATCTGCTGGTCGCCACCATGCAGGACCAGCTGGAGCACATGCACGGCACGCTGCGCAAGAAGCCCCCGACGGGCGAAACGGCGGCGGAGCGGGTCGCGGAGACCCTGATGCGCGCCTTCCGCGCCCTGCAACGCGAGCCGCACCTGGCCGACGCGATGGTCCGCGCCCTCACCTTCGCGGACCGCAGCGTGAGCCCCGAGGTGGACCAGGTCTCCCGGCAGACCACGGCGATCATCCTGGACGCCATGGGCCTGGACGACCCGACCCCCGCCCAGCTCTCCGCCGTCCGCGTCATCGAGCACACCTGGCACTCGGCGCTGATCACCTGGCTCTCGGGCCGCGCCTCCATCGCCCAGGTCAAGATCGACATCGAGACGGTGTGCCGTCTCATCGACCTGACGACATCAGACGCACGGAAGTGA
- a CDS encoding GYD domain-containing protein, whose protein sequence is MPMYLVKVRLTPNGLQGLLKEGATARREVADGMLRSLGGRLESIYWALGDDDVYLTAELPNNTAAAALGMVTSATGSVRTSTVALLTAEEVDEAARQKVDYRPAGA, encoded by the coding sequence ATGCCGATGTACCTCGTCAAGGTCAGGCTGACCCCGAACGGCCTTCAGGGCCTGCTCAAGGAAGGCGCCACCGCGCGGCGGGAGGTCGCCGACGGCATGCTCCGCAGCCTCGGCGGCCGTCTTGAGTCGATCTACTGGGCCCTCGGCGACGACGACGTCTACCTCACGGCCGAACTGCCGAACAACACCGCCGCCGCGGCCCTGGGCATGGTCACGTCGGCGACCGGCAGCGTCCGCACGAGCACGGTCGCCCTGCTGACGGCCGAAGAGGTCGACGAGGCGGCCCGGCAGAAGGTGGACTACCGGCCGGCCGGCGCCTGA
- a CDS encoding prenyltransferase — protein MTTPRTEHLVLPGVLTAEQAAATVRGILAVQREDGAIPWFRGHHLDPWDHVEAAMALDAAGEHEAAERAYLWLATHQNQDGSWYAAYADGAHDDVTDRGCETNFVAYIAVGVWHHYLSTGDDTFLDRMWPVVHAAIECVLRLQQPGGQIGWKRQDDGTPVSDALLTGCSSVHHALRCALAIAEQREEAQPDWELAVGMLRHAIRRHPERFLDKDRYSMDWYYPVLGGALTGAEAKSRMEEGWDRFVVPGLGVRCVVPNPWVTGGESAELALALWAMGESDRALDILKSIQHLRDPESGLYWTGYVFEDDAIWPRELTTWTAGSLLLAVAALGGHEATCAVFGGERLPLGLDPDCCA, from the coding sequence GTGACCACTCCCCGGACAGAACACCTCGTCCTGCCCGGGGTCCTCACCGCAGAGCAGGCCGCCGCGACCGTACGCGGGATCCTCGCCGTGCAGCGGGAGGACGGGGCGATCCCGTGGTTCCGTGGGCACCACCTGGACCCCTGGGACCATGTCGAGGCCGCGATGGCGCTGGACGCGGCGGGCGAGCACGAGGCCGCCGAGCGGGCCTACCTGTGGCTGGCGACCCACCAGAACCAGGACGGCTCCTGGTACGCGGCGTACGCCGACGGGGCGCACGACGACGTCACCGACCGGGGATGCGAGACCAACTTCGTCGCCTACATAGCCGTAGGCGTCTGGCACCACTACCTCTCCACCGGCGACGACACCTTCCTCGACCGCATGTGGCCGGTCGTCCACGCGGCGATCGAGTGCGTGCTGCGGCTCCAGCAGCCCGGCGGGCAGATCGGCTGGAAGAGGCAGGACGACGGGACGCCCGTCTCGGACGCGCTGCTGACCGGGTGCTCGTCCGTCCACCACGCGCTGCGCTGCGCGCTCGCCATCGCCGAGCAGCGTGAAGAGGCGCAGCCGGACTGGGAGTTGGCGGTCGGCATGCTGCGGCATGCGATCCGCCGGCACCCGGAGCGGTTCCTGGACAAGGACCGCTACTCGATGGACTGGTACTACCCCGTGCTGGGTGGGGCGCTGACCGGCGCCGAGGCCAAGTCGCGTATGGAGGAAGGCTGGGACCGGTTCGTCGTTCCCGGGCTCGGGGTGCGGTGCGTCGTCCCCAATCCGTGGGTGACGGGTGGGGAGTCGGCCGAACTCGCCCTGGCGCTGTGGGCGATGGGCGAGTCCGACCGGGCGCTGGACATCCTCAAGTCCATCCAGCACCTGCGCGATCCGGAGAGCGGGCTGTACTGGACGGGGTACGTCTTCGAGGACGACGCGATCTGGCCGCGTGAGCTGACGACGTGGACGGCCGGGTCGTTGTTGCTGGCCGTTGCGGCGCTGGGTGGGCATGAGGCCACCTGCGCGGTGTTCGGCGGGGAGCGGTTGCCTCTTGGGCTGGACCCGGATTGTTGCGCCTGA
- a CDS encoding SpoIIE family protein phosphatase: MDAFSRFRGITSRLLVGRSPRSVAGQVFLLQVALVVLLVACAVVAQVIQSRMAGGEEAKRRSIAVAQTFAHSPGILSALRAPDPSKVLQPLTEAGRRSAGVDFIVVMDTHGIRYTHPQPDRIGKRFVGRIEPSLAGRVYTESVHGPLGHEVQATVPVRGSDGKVVALVSAGLKVETVTSQVERQMPLILGAGAVGLLVVTAGAALVSRRLRRQTHNLDAGAMTRMYQHHDAVLHSMREGLLIVSPDGRLLLANDEAARLLDLPPDAEGRLVTELPGLPPGIRKLLTSGRRATGEVHRAEERLLAITQRPTARGGGCAGGTVVVLRDSTELRALSGRAEMARERLKLLYDAGVGIGDSLDVTRTAEELAHIAVPRFADFVTVDLVDEVLQGEEPTGTGTGMRRTAVKSIREDHPFCEVGSLIDFAPSAPHARGMGTGRSELVPDLATATGLRLQAAEQMETIEACGIHSMISVPIQARGIMLGVAAFWRCRKPEPFDEEELYLAEELVARAALSIDNARRFTREHTLAVALQRSLLPRALPEQSALDVAFRYLPAQSGVSGDWFDVIPLPGGRVALVVGDVVGHGLHAAATMGRLRTAVHNFSTLDLPPDELLSRLDELVSRIDQDESDADRDSGVIGATCLYAVYNPVERRCSMARAGHLAPALVGPDGDVTFADVPAGLPLGLGGMPYQAVDFELAEGTQLVFYTDGLIEDRSRDLDVGMEMLREALARHRDRSPDEHCEAVVEELLHGRPKDDVAVLIARTLATPADRVADWDVPCDPAAVAGMRAAVARKLDEWDLSELSFGTELVLSELVTNAIRHGSPPIHVRLLRDRTLICEVSDGTSTSPHLQYATTTEEGGRGLFLVSQVADHWGTRYTPQGKVIWAEQALPAHDTPPGLRAAPPLQRQPGRSVREANVRSAW, translated from the coding sequence ATGGACGCATTCAGTCGCTTTAGGGGCATAACCTCGCGGCTTCTGGTCGGCAGAAGTCCGCGAAGCGTCGCTGGTCAGGTCTTCCTCCTGCAGGTGGCGCTGGTGGTGCTGCTCGTGGCGTGCGCCGTGGTGGCGCAGGTGATCCAGTCGCGGATGGCCGGCGGCGAAGAGGCCAAGCGGCGCTCCATCGCCGTTGCCCAGACCTTCGCCCACTCCCCCGGCATCCTGTCGGCGCTGCGGGCCCCCGACCCGTCGAAGGTGCTGCAGCCGCTCACCGAGGCGGGTCGGCGGTCGGCCGGCGTCGACTTCATCGTCGTCATGGACACCCATGGCATCCGGTACACGCATCCCCAGCCGGACCGGATCGGAAAGCGCTTCGTGGGCCGCATCGAGCCGTCGCTGGCCGGCCGGGTCTACACCGAGAGCGTGCACGGGCCGCTCGGCCACGAGGTGCAGGCCACCGTCCCCGTCAGGGGAAGCGACGGCAAGGTGGTGGCGCTGGTCTCCGCCGGTCTGAAGGTCGAGACGGTCACCAGCCAGGTGGAACGGCAGATGCCACTCATCCTGGGTGCCGGAGCGGTCGGACTGCTGGTGGTCACGGCCGGAGCGGCGCTGGTCAGCAGGCGACTGCGGCGGCAGACCCACAACCTGGACGCCGGCGCGATGACGCGTATGTACCAGCACCACGACGCGGTCCTGCACTCCATGCGCGAAGGTTTGCTCATCGTCAGCCCGGACGGCCGACTGCTCCTGGCGAACGACGAGGCCGCACGGCTTCTCGACCTGCCCCCGGACGCCGAGGGCAGGCTGGTGACGGAGCTGCCCGGCCTCCCCCCGGGCATCCGGAAACTGCTGACCTCCGGGCGCAGGGCCACCGGCGAAGTGCACCGCGCCGAGGAGCGCCTGCTCGCGATCACCCAGCGGCCCACGGCACGCGGCGGTGGCTGCGCCGGCGGCACGGTGGTCGTCCTGCGCGACTCCACCGAGTTGCGGGCACTCTCCGGCCGGGCCGAGATGGCCCGCGAGCGCCTGAAACTTCTCTACGACGCGGGCGTGGGCATCGGCGACAGCCTCGATGTGACGCGTACGGCCGAGGAACTGGCCCACATCGCCGTTCCCCGGTTCGCCGACTTCGTGACCGTGGACCTGGTCGACGAAGTGCTGCAGGGTGAGGAGCCGACCGGCACCGGGACGGGCATGCGCCGTACCGCCGTCAAGAGCATCCGGGAGGACCATCCCTTCTGCGAGGTCGGCAGCCTGATCGACTTCGCCCCCTCCGCACCGCACGCCCGGGGCATGGGCACGGGTCGTTCGGAACTGGTGCCGGATCTGGCCACCGCGACGGGACTCCGTCTGCAGGCCGCCGAGCAGATGGAGACGATCGAGGCCTGCGGCATCCACTCCATGATCTCCGTCCCGATCCAGGCCCGCGGCATCATGCTCGGAGTGGCCGCCTTCTGGCGCTGCCGCAAACCGGAGCCCTTCGACGAGGAGGAGCTGTACCTGGCCGAGGAACTGGTCGCCCGCGCCGCGCTCAGCATCGACAACGCCCGCCGCTTCACCCGCGAGCACACCCTCGCCGTCGCCCTCCAGCGCAGTCTGCTGCCGCGCGCGCTGCCCGAGCAGAGCGCGCTCGATGTCGCCTTCCGCTACCTGCCGGCACAGTCCGGGGTGAGCGGCGACTGGTTCGACGTCATCCCGCTGCCCGGCGGCCGGGTGGCGCTGGTGGTCGGCGACGTCGTCGGCCACGGTCTGCACGCGGCGGCCACCATGGGCCGGCTGCGCACCGCCGTACACAACTTCTCCACCCTCGACCTGCCGCCCGACGAACTGCTCAGCCGTCTCGACGAGCTCGTCAGCCGTATCGACCAGGACGAGTCCGACGCGGACCGGGACTCCGGCGTCATCGGCGCCACCTGCCTCTACGCCGTGTACAACCCGGTCGAGCGCCGCTGCTCGATGGCACGGGCCGGGCACCTGGCCCCCGCCCTGGTGGGCCCCGACGGCGACGTCACGTTCGCCGACGTGCCGGCGGGTCTGCCGCTGGGCCTCGGGGGCATGCCGTACCAGGCCGTCGATTTCGAGCTGGCGGAAGGCACCCAGCTCGTCTTCTACACGGACGGGCTCATCGAGGACCGCTCGCGGGATCTGGACGTCGGCATGGAAATGCTGCGCGAGGCCCTCGCCCGGCACCGCGACCGCTCGCCCGACGAACACTGCGAGGCCGTGGTGGAGGAACTCCTGCACGGGCGGCCCAAGGACGACGTCGCGGTGCTCATCGCCCGCACCCTGGCCACGCCGGCCGACCGGGTCGCCGACTGGGACGTGCCCTGTGACCCCGCCGCTGTCGCCGGAATGCGCGCCGCCGTGGCGCGGAAGCTCGACGAGTGGGACCTGTCCGAGCTCTCCTTCGGAACGGAACTCGTGCTCAGCGAGCTGGTCACCAACGCCATCCGGCACGGCTCGCCCCCGATCCACGTACGGCTCCTGCGCGACCGCACCCTGATCTGCGAGGTGTCCGACGGCACCAGCACCTCGCCGCACCTGCAGTACGCCACCACGACGGAGGAGGGCGGCCGTGGACTGTTCCTGGTCTCCCAGGTGGCGGACCACTGGGGTACTCGGTACACCCCGCAGGGCAAGGTCATCTGGGCCGAGCAGGCCTTGCCGGCGCATGACACGCCACCAGGGCTCCGAGCCGCGCCGCCCCTGCAGCGGCAACCGGGCCGCAGCGTGCGGGAAGCGAACGTGCGCAGCGCGTGGTGA
- a CDS encoding glycosyltransferase family 4 protein, whose amino-acid sequence MTAEASQAGSPEDPAADGERPLRIALLTYKGNPFCGGQGVYVRHLSRELARLGHHVEVIGAQPYPVLDVGYDGLRLTELPSLDLYRQPDPFRTPKRDEYRDWIDALEVATMWTGGFPEPLTFSLRARRHLRARRGDFDVVHDNQTLGYGLLGDVGAPLVTTIHHPITVDRQLELDAAQGWQRRFSVKRWYAFTRMQKRVARRLPSVLTVSGTSRQEIVDHLGVRPDRIHVVHIGADTDLFSPDPAVPQVPGRIVTTSSADVPLKGLVFLVEALAKVRTEHPDAHLVVVGKRPTEGPVAQAVQRYGLEGAVEFVKGISDAELVDLVRSAQVACVPSLYEGFSLPAAEAMATGTPLVATTGGAIPEVAGRDGETCLAVPPGDAGALAAGLSRLLGDAELRARLGAAGRERVLRHFTWARAAEGTAARYREAIARTGGDVRGASPVGGSPVENPAGGVVGAVSENPVGGVVGTVSTSPTPEATPTSTTGVYRESRTTC is encoded by the coding sequence GTGACCGCTGAGGCCAGTCAGGCGGGGTCTCCCGAGGACCCGGCCGCCGACGGCGAGCGACCGCTCCGTATCGCACTCCTCACCTACAAGGGAAACCCGTTCTGCGGCGGCCAGGGCGTCTACGTCCGGCACCTCTCCCGCGAACTCGCCCGCCTCGGCCACCACGTCGAGGTCATCGGCGCCCAGCCCTACCCCGTCCTCGACGTGGGCTACGACGGCCTCCGCCTCACCGAGCTGCCCAGCCTCGACCTCTACCGCCAACCCGACCCGTTCCGCACGCCGAAGCGCGACGAGTACCGGGACTGGATCGACGCCCTCGAAGTGGCGACCATGTGGACCGGCGGCTTCCCCGAGCCGCTCACCTTCTCCCTGCGGGCTCGCCGCCATCTGCGGGCGCGGCGCGGCGACTTCGACGTCGTGCACGACAACCAGACGCTCGGATACGGGCTGTTGGGGGACGTGGGCGCTCCCCTGGTGACGACGATCCACCATCCCATCACCGTCGACCGGCAGTTGGAGCTGGACGCGGCGCAGGGCTGGCAGCGGCGCTTCTCCGTCAAGCGGTGGTACGCCTTCACGCGCATGCAGAAGCGGGTGGCGCGGCGCCTGCCGTCCGTCCTCACCGTCTCCGGCACCTCACGCCAGGAGATCGTCGACCATCTCGGCGTCCGCCCGGACCGCATCCACGTCGTGCACATCGGCGCCGACACCGACCTGTTCTCGCCCGACCCGGCGGTGCCGCAGGTGCCGGGGAGAATCGTTACGACGTCCAGTGCGGACGTGCCGCTGAAGGGGCTCGTCTTCCTCGTCGAGGCGCTGGCGAAGGTGCGCACCGAGCATCCCGACGCCCACCTAGTCGTCGTGGGGAAGCGGCCCACCGAGGGGCCGGTGGCGCAGGCCGTGCAGCGGTACGGGCTCGAAGGCGCCGTCGAGTTCGTCAAGGGGATCTCCGACGCCGAGCTCGTCGACCTGGTGCGGTCGGCGCAGGTGGCGTGCGTGCCGTCGCTGTACGAGGGCTTCTCGCTGCCGGCGGCGGAGGCCATGGCCACGGGAACGCCGCTGGTCGCCACGACCGGCGGGGCGATTCCCGAGGTGGCCGGGCGGGACGGGGAGACCTGCCTCGCGGTGCCGCCGGGCGACGCGGGGGCGCTGGCCGCCGGGCTGAGCAGGCTCCTGGGCGACGCGGAACTGCGCGCACGGCTCGGCGCGGCCGGGCGCGAGCGGGTGCTGCGGCACTTCACGTGGGCGCGCGCCGCGGAGGGCACGGCGGCCCGCTACCGGGAGGCGATCGCCCGGACAGGGGGCGACGTTCGCGGCGCCTCCCCGGTCGGCGGCTCGCCGGTCGAGAACCCGGCAGGCGGAGTCGTCGGCGCCGTATCCGAGAATCCGGTAGGCGGAGTCGTCGGCACCGTATCCACGAGCCCCACCCCCGAAGCCACCCCCACCAGTACCACCGGCGTCTACCGCGAAAGCAGGACCACGTGCTGA